A part of Saccharomonospora amisosensis genomic DNA contains:
- a CDS encoding DUF4097 family beta strand repeat-containing protein, producing the protein MDDTAAEQPRGDVVRTRTFDAEGPIEVDIDVTVGRVQVHFGDGDTVVEVRDDPAAQPPWAEGAANLIGWVGEFLGGQFGAQFAGNTADSGSAAEQTRIEKLGNRLLVRAPKVPVPKATAVAVKVHAPTGSQLDVRTRLAPVTVTGTAGRVDVSTATGDVSLQRAEGATSVRTGSGEVNVEALRASATLATGTGDVWIGQADGAVMVRTSSGDLTVTDAGSGSVEVITGSGDIRVGIRSEVVAEVELSSGGGYVSSELDVADTEPGKQAALRVRARSGSGDASLTRAG; encoded by the coding sequence ATGGACGACACGGCAGCGGAGCAACCGAGGGGCGATGTGGTGCGCACGCGTACCTTCGATGCCGAGGGGCCGATCGAGGTCGACATCGATGTCACGGTGGGCCGGGTGCAGGTCCACTTCGGAGACGGCGACACGGTGGTCGAGGTCCGCGACGACCCGGCGGCACAGCCGCCGTGGGCCGAAGGCGCGGCGAACCTCATCGGGTGGGTCGGCGAGTTCCTCGGCGGCCAGTTCGGCGCCCAGTTCGCGGGAAACACGGCGGACTCGGGCAGCGCCGCGGAGCAGACCCGCATAGAGAAGCTGGGCAACCGGCTGCTCGTGCGTGCACCGAAGGTGCCGGTGCCGAAGGCCACGGCCGTCGCGGTGAAGGTACACGCGCCCACCGGCTCGCAACTCGACGTGCGCACCAGGCTGGCGCCGGTGACGGTGACCGGCACGGCGGGGCGGGTCGACGTCAGCACCGCAACCGGGGACGTGTCACTGCAACGCGCCGAGGGCGCGACCAGCGTGCGCACCGGCAGTGGTGAGGTCAACGTGGAAGCGTTGCGGGCCTCGGCCACGCTGGCCACCGGAACCGGTGATGTGTGGATCGGCCAGGCCGACGGCGCGGTGATGGTCCGAACCAGCAGCGGGGACCTGACCGTCACCGACGCCGGATCGGGCTCGGTGGAGGTCATCACCGGTTCCGGCGACATCAGGGTCGGCATCCGTTCCGAGGTGGTTGCCGAGGTGGAGCTGTCCTCCGGCGGCGGGTACGTCTCAAGTGAACTGGACGTCGCCGACACCGAGCCGGGCAAGCAGGCGGCGCTGCGAGTGCGCGCGAGGAGCGGCTCCGGCGACGCCTCGCTCACCAGGGCGGGCTGA
- a CDS encoding GtrA family protein, protein MSPGSRTLLRRLARYGMVGAVNTAVYYGLYQVLRPGMPYLLAHVLAIAVTIVVSYFLNCRFTFRTRPSLRTFLLFPLSQLTNFAVSTVVLYLFVDWFQVTHRIAPLVASLSAVPASFAVAQLVLAGRRVPAHSATVPVGRTTARGTGHRG, encoded by the coding sequence GTGAGTCCGGGCAGTCGGACGCTGCTGCGCAGGCTGGCTCGCTACGGGATGGTGGGCGCCGTCAACACCGCCGTGTACTACGGGCTCTACCAGGTTCTTCGGCCGGGCATGCCCTATCTGCTCGCGCACGTACTGGCCATCGCGGTGACGATCGTCGTGTCCTACTTCCTGAACTGCCGGTTCACCTTCCGGACCCGGCCGAGCCTGAGGACGTTCCTGCTGTTCCCGCTGTCGCAGCTGACCAACTTCGCGGTGAGCACCGTGGTGCTGTACCTGTTCGTCGACTGGTTCCAGGTCACCCACCGCATCGCCCCCCTCGTCGCCTCGCTTTCGGCGGTGCCTGCGAGTTTCGCCGTCGCCCAACTGGTCCTGGCGGGCAGGCGTGTGCCCGCCCACTCGGCCACGGTGCCCGTGGGCCGCACCACGGCACGCGGCACCGGCCACCGCGGCTGA
- a CDS encoding glycosyltransferase, which translates to MGTQVAAIVPCHNEAMSVSAVVRGLQDAVPGITVYVYDNNSTDDTAEVAKQAGAIVRTERARGKGNVVRRAFADIEADIYVLIDGDDTYDAGRAGELIDLLRQGPYDHVTGVRRQLSETAYRPGHTIGNRVFNALVGMIFRTRVSDMLSGYRVFSRRFVKSFPALSRGFEIETELTVHALNLRVPQAEADVGFTDRADGSQSKLRTYHDGWRILWLILGLTRHERPLLYHGLIAFALVAASLALGLPVVAEFAATGTVPRLPTAILASSLMILALLLLTTGFILDGLRRTRRESTRLSYLALPCHAHSPTWRSAAGNNP; encoded by the coding sequence GTGGGCACGCAGGTGGCCGCGATCGTTCCCTGCCACAACGAGGCCATGTCGGTCTCGGCTGTGGTGCGGGGACTACAGGACGCGGTACCCGGCATCACGGTGTACGTCTACGACAACAACAGCACCGACGACACCGCCGAGGTCGCCAAGCAGGCGGGCGCGATCGTGCGCACCGAACGAGCACGGGGCAAGGGCAACGTGGTGCGCCGCGCCTTCGCCGATATCGAAGCCGACATCTACGTACTCATCGACGGTGACGACACCTACGACGCGGGCCGCGCGGGCGAGTTGATCGACCTGCTCAGGCAAGGACCCTACGACCACGTCACCGGCGTGCGCAGGCAGTTGAGCGAGACGGCGTACCGGCCGGGACACACGATCGGGAATCGAGTCTTCAACGCGCTCGTCGGAATGATCTTCCGGACCCGGGTGAGCGACATGCTCAGCGGCTACCGGGTGTTCTCCCGGCGCTTCGTGAAGTCGTTCCCCGCGCTGTCGCGCGGCTTCGAGATCGAAACCGAACTGACCGTGCACGCGCTGAACCTCCGGGTGCCGCAGGCGGAGGCCGATGTCGGGTTCACCGACCGCGCCGACGGAAGCCAGAGCAAGCTGCGCACCTACCACGACGGCTGGCGCATCCTGTGGCTCATCCTGGGGCTCACTCGCCACGAACGCCCGTTGCTGTACCACGGTCTGATCGCGTTCGCCCTGGTGGCCGCCAGCTTGGCTCTGGGCCTGCCTGTGGTGGCCGAGTTCGCCGCGACCGGCACCGTTCCCAGGCTGCCGACGGCGATCCTGGCCTCCTCGCTGATGATCCTCGCGTTGCTGCTGCTGACGACCGGCTTCATTCTCGACGGGCTACGCCGTACCAGGCGGGAATCCACCCGCCTTTCGTATCTCGCGCTGCCCTGCCATGCTCATTCGCCCACCTGGCGTTCGGCAGCCGGGAACAACCCGTGA
- a CDS encoding DUF2142 domain-containing protein, giving the protein MNADITHETGRDHEAAKEEQPRSRLRGIDHCGLLFVLLSLTFGGFFAAITPSFWGFDEFEHFGRAYAIDHGQILPQHDPVRDIYGVGGVPSSAYDLRELAVHNFINPGEAPDPSVTDRDAFHRLEQRPLETPLRTALVANTSAYSPVAYGPSLLGLRIAELSDASVGTAITLMRLADVVAYTGLVWLGMYALRGHRLKWLVFVVALLPMAVYEAATITADAVTNATAILFGALFVKATFLRQPLPGWESALLVGSAVLLPVTKPSYVLLSLLLLLVPGARLALWRGTKYVATLVGMGMFGAWTALTAKVGPGQAVQLRPGDVVDAGSQLDYALSHPLELGRVLIRTFVYQENIYFGQFFGVFGHTWVPAPALAQLSWILAAVLAFGIAGWMYASRVQLTATAVIAALNVAAVFALLYLQFTPVGFHLIEGVQGRYFIPLVILGAAVALQLVPLRLRLASPRHVQGSKAAIVILVLIALASSAAKYEYVTWHG; this is encoded by the coding sequence GTGAACGCCGACATCACCCACGAGACCGGCCGCGACCACGAGGCGGCGAAAGAGGAACAACCGCGTTCCCGGCTTCGCGGGATCGACCACTGCGGACTGCTCTTCGTGCTGTTGAGCCTGACGTTCGGCGGGTTCTTCGCCGCGATCACGCCGTCGTTTTGGGGGTTCGACGAGTTCGAGCACTTCGGCCGGGCATATGCCATCGACCACGGTCAGATCCTGCCCCAGCACGACCCCGTCCGTGACATCTACGGAGTCGGAGGCGTCCCTTCCTCGGCATACGACCTGCGCGAGCTCGCGGTGCACAACTTCATCAACCCCGGCGAGGCTCCCGATCCCTCGGTCACCGACCGGGATGCCTTCCACCGGCTGGAGCAGCGACCGCTTGAAACACCGTTGCGAACCGCGCTGGTGGCCAACACCTCGGCCTACTCGCCCGTCGCCTACGGGCCGAGCCTGCTCGGGCTGCGAATCGCGGAACTGAGCGATGCCTCGGTGGGAACGGCGATCACCCTGATGCGGCTCGCCGACGTGGTGGCCTACACCGGACTTGTCTGGCTGGGCATGTACGCGCTGCGGGGTCACCGGCTCAAGTGGCTGGTTTTCGTGGTGGCGCTGCTGCCGATGGCGGTCTACGAAGCTGCGACGATCACCGCGGACGCGGTGACCAACGCGACGGCGATCCTGTTCGGCGCTCTGTTCGTGAAGGCCACCTTCCTCCGGCAGCCACTGCCCGGTTGGGAGTCGGCCCTGCTGGTCGGCTCCGCCGTGCTACTTCCCGTCACCAAGCCAAGCTACGTGCTGCTGTCATTGCTGTTGCTGCTCGTCCCGGGTGCCAGGCTGGCACTGTGGCGGGGGACGAAGTACGTCGCCACCCTCGTCGGGATGGGCATGTTCGGCGCGTGGACCGCGCTCACCGCGAAGGTCGGGCCTGGGCAGGCCGTACAACTGCGCCCCGGCGACGTGGTCGACGCGGGCAGCCAACTCGACTACGCGCTGAGCCACCCGCTTGAACTGGGACGCGTTCTCATCAGGACATTCGTGTACCAGGAGAACATCTACTTCGGCCAGTTCTTCGGCGTCTTCGGACATACCTGGGTACCCGCCCCCGCACTGGCCCAGCTCAGCTGGATCCTGGCCGCGGTGCTCGCGTTCGGCATCGCGGGCTGGATGTACGCCTCGCGCGTCCAACTGACGGCCACGGCGGTTATCGCCGCACTCAACGTAGCGGCCGTCTTCGCGCTGCTTTACCTGCAGTTCACACCCGTGGGATTCCACCTGATCGAAGGGGTGCAGGGACGCTACTTCATCCCGCTGGTGATCCTGGGTGCGGCCGTGGCGCTGCAACTGGTGCCGCTGAGGCTTCGCCTGGCGAGCCCGCGCCACGTGCAGGGTTCGAAGGCCGCCATCGTGATTCTTGTCCTGATCGCGCTCGCCAGCAGTGCCGCCAAGTACGAGTACGTGACCTGGCACGGATAG
- a CDS encoding class I SAM-dependent methyltransferase, with protein sequence MTDIAGDSALMSDALEDLESARNYRDWLCSLGLPYFGDDVLEIGSGLGHYAADWADMGVNITASEADPTRLAALRERFADDHRVGVRELSVPIAETGDYSTVVAYNVLEHIPDHVGALRSFAGLLRPGGAVVLIVPAFQFAMSEFDRAIGHQRRYRTAGLASVLRRAGLKVERCHYINGPGLLAWYVTCRLLRGRPKQGPLLTAYDRLYVPAQRWIESKVTVPFGQSVFAVARKR encoded by the coding sequence ATGACAGACATCGCCGGTGACAGCGCACTGATGTCGGACGCGCTGGAGGACCTGGAATCGGCGCGCAACTACCGCGACTGGCTGTGCTCACTGGGCCTGCCGTACTTCGGTGATGACGTGCTGGAGATCGGTTCCGGCCTCGGCCACTACGCCGCGGACTGGGCCGACATGGGCGTCAACATCACCGCCAGCGAGGCCGATCCCACTCGGCTCGCGGCGCTGCGCGAGCGCTTCGCCGACGATCACCGGGTTGGGGTTCGCGAACTGAGCGTGCCGATCGCCGAGACCGGCGACTACTCCACCGTGGTGGCCTACAACGTCTTGGAGCACATACCCGACCATGTCGGCGCGCTGCGGTCGTTCGCGGGTCTGCTTCGTCCCGGTGGTGCCGTCGTGCTCATCGTGCCCGCGTTCCAGTTCGCCATGAGCGAGTTCGACCGGGCCATCGGTCACCAACGCCGATACCGCACCGCGGGGCTGGCCTCGGTGTTACGGCGAGCGGGTCTGAAGGTCGAACGCTGCCACTACATCAACGGCCCCGGGCTGCTCGCCTGGTACGTCACGTGCAGGCTGCTGCGGGGCCGACCGAAACAGGGGCCACTGCTGACGGCCTACGACCGGCTGTACGTGCCCGCGCAGCGCTGGATCGAGTCGAAGGTGACCGTGCCGTTCGGCCAGTCGGTGTTCGCCGTCGCGCGCAAGCGGTGA
- a CDS encoding winged helix-turn-helix domain-containing protein, translated as MVRVRTVSLAAARRTALAAQGFADPRPRGEPTRQHLRRVLSRIRLIQLDSVNVAVRAHYAPLFARLGAYDPALLDDAAWSHSSRKPRLLVEQWAHEASLVPVSDWPLLRSDAKRPGWWRSYGRLVESSPTLVEDVLAVVKELGPVGAGTIEREVVGESKRAPGSWWNRSEVKKICEWLFGTGELTTGARRGFERLYDLTERVLPPEVLSRTVDEREGARELIERAAGALGVATEPDLRDYYRLRPSSSRQAVAELVEAGRLEPVMVDGWHQQAYRHVEARTPRAVTGRALLCPFDPLIWERARTERLFGFHYRIEIYVPQPQRKYGYYVFPFLLDGELVGRVDLKADRASSVLRVRGAFAEPCADRARVAVELMAELAHMADWLGLDGVEVEQRGDLAGELRRAGAG; from the coding sequence ATGGTGCGGGTGAGAACCGTGAGCTTGGCGGCAGCACGCCGGACGGCGCTGGCAGCGCAGGGATTCGCAGACCCGCGACCGCGCGGCGAGCCAACAAGGCAGCATCTGCGGCGAGTGTTGTCCCGGATCAGGTTGATCCAGCTCGACTCGGTGAACGTCGCCGTGCGCGCCCACTACGCACCGCTGTTCGCGCGGCTCGGTGCCTACGACCCCGCGTTGCTCGACGACGCCGCGTGGTCGCACAGTTCCCGCAAGCCACGACTGCTGGTGGAGCAATGGGCGCACGAGGCGAGCCTGGTGCCGGTGTCGGACTGGCCGTTGTTGCGTTCCGATGCCAAGCGGCCCGGCTGGTGGCGGTCGTACGGCAGGTTGGTGGAGAGCTCCCCGACGCTGGTCGAAGACGTGCTCGCCGTGGTGAAGGAACTGGGGCCGGTTGGCGCGGGCACCATCGAGAGGGAGGTGGTGGGCGAGTCGAAACGCGCGCCCGGCTCCTGGTGGAACCGCTCGGAGGTGAAGAAGATCTGCGAGTGGCTGTTCGGCACCGGCGAACTCACCACGGGGGCGCGGCGGGGTTTCGAGCGGCTCTACGACCTCACCGAGCGAGTCCTGCCGCCGGAGGTGCTGAGCCGTACGGTCGATGAGCGTGAGGGCGCGCGGGAGCTGATCGAGCGAGCTGCGGGCGCACTGGGTGTGGCCACCGAACCGGACCTGCGCGACTACTACCGGCTGCGGCCGAGCTCAAGCAGGCAGGCCGTCGCCGAGTTGGTCGAGGCGGGCAGGCTGGAGCCGGTCATGGTGGACGGTTGGCACCAGCAGGCGTACCGGCACGTGGAGGCGCGCACGCCGAGAGCGGTCACCGGGCGCGCGCTGCTGTGCCCGTTCGACCCGCTGATCTGGGAGCGCGCCCGCACCGAGCGGCTGTTCGGCTTTCACTACCGCATCGAGATCTACGTGCCGCAGCCGCAGCGCAAATACGGCTACTACGTCTTCCCGTTCCTGCTCGACGGTGAGCTGGTGGGGCGCGTGGACCTGAAGGCCGACCGGGCCTCGAGCGTGCTACGGGTTCGCGGTGCTTTCGCCGAGCCCTGCGCCGACCGTGCTCGCGTGGCGGTGGAGCTGATGGCGGAGCTGGCACACATGGCGGACTGGCTTGGGCTCGACGGCGTGGAGGTGGAGCAACGCGGAGACCTCGCCGGGGAGTTGCGCCGCGCCGGCGCGGGCTGA
- a CDS encoding GNAT family N-acetyltransferase gives MSTADVRTAGPADVTEIARIQLQIWRVAYAEILGQQVVDGLDAGDLAKRWSGAVEHPNTNVYIASEGSFTVGFCVAGPAPEEEITSADGTVPPDADRTGFIATLLVEPRWGRRGHGGRLLATAASALREHGAERGITWVAQSDSASLSFFRGAGWNPDGTVRTLDTGERTVRELRLTGPLDLRLC, from the coding sequence ATGAGCACCGCCGACGTTCGCACGGCAGGCCCAGCAGACGTCACCGAGATCGCCAGAATCCAGCTACAGATCTGGCGCGTGGCCTACGCCGAGATACTGGGGCAACAGGTGGTCGACGGGCTCGACGCGGGCGATCTCGCGAAGCGCTGGTCCGGCGCGGTGGAACACCCCAACACCAACGTCTACATCGCCTCCGAGGGCTCCTTTACGGTCGGCTTCTGCGTCGCGGGGCCCGCCCCCGAGGAGGAGATCACCTCAGCCGACGGAACTGTGCCGCCGGACGCCGACCGCACCGGTTTCATCGCCACCCTGCTTGTGGAGCCACGCTGGGGCAGGCGGGGGCACGGCGGCAGGCTGCTCGCCACGGCGGCCTCCGCGCTGCGCGAGCACGGCGCCGAACGCGGCATCACCTGGGTGGCCCAGTCGGACTCGGCGTCGCTGAGCTTCTTCCGTGGTGCGGGCTGGAACCCCGACGGCACCGTGCGCACCCTCGACACCGGCGAACGCACCGTGCGGGAGTTGCGCCTGACCGGCCCGTTGGACCTGCGACTGTGCTGA
- the dapB gene encoding 4-hydroxy-tetrahydrodipicolinate reductase, which translates to MTEKSRRGEHDPIRVGVFGARGRVGTQVVAGVEAAPDMKLVATVDVGDSASDLTEAGAEVVVDFTHPDAVLDNLRFAIDNGIHAVVGTTGFTQQRLDTVAGWLGDKPGLGVLIAPNFALGAVLAMRFARQAARFYDSAEVVELHHNRKADAPSGTAAHTARVIAQARAEAGLAPGSDATTSELDGARGADVEGVRVHSVRLPGLVAHEEILFGGQGELLTIRHDSLDRASFVPGVLLGVRAMLNRPGLTVGLEHVLDL; encoded by the coding sequence ATGACCGAGAAGTCCCGCCGCGGCGAGCACGACCCGATCCGCGTCGGTGTGTTCGGTGCCCGCGGCCGGGTCGGTACGCAGGTCGTGGCCGGTGTCGAGGCGGCGCCGGACATGAAGCTCGTGGCGACCGTGGACGTGGGTGACAGCGCGTCCGACCTCACCGAGGCGGGCGCGGAGGTCGTCGTCGACTTCACCCATCCGGACGCGGTGCTGGACAACCTTCGTTTCGCCATCGACAACGGTATCCACGCGGTCGTGGGCACCACCGGGTTCACGCAGCAGCGGCTGGACACCGTCGCGGGTTGGCTGGGGGACAAGCCGGGGCTGGGTGTGTTGATCGCCCCGAACTTCGCGCTCGGCGCCGTGCTCGCGATGCGCTTCGCGCGGCAGGCCGCGCGCTTCTACGACTCGGCCGAGGTCGTGGAACTCCACCACAACCGCAAGGCCGACGCACCGTCCGGCACGGCGGCACACACGGCGCGGGTGATCGCACAGGCCCGCGCGGAAGCGGGGTTGGCACCCGGTTCGGACGCCACCACCTCGGAGCTGGACGGGGCGCGCGGCGCCGACGTCGAGGGAGTCCGGGTTCACTCCGTGCGGCTACCCGGCCTCGTCGCGCACGAGGAGATCCTGTTCGGTGGCCAGGGAGAACTGCTCACGATCCGGCACGACTCGCTCGACCGTGCCTCGTTCGTGCCCGGTGTGCTGCTCGGCGTGCGCGCGATGCTGAACCGGCCCGGCCTCACCGTGGGGCTGGAACACGTGCTGGACCTGTGA
- a CDS encoding M16 family metallopeptidase — MARKLSGHEQPVGSTRTLDSGSDGSIVKRTVLPGGLRVVTEQVPGVRSATVGLWVGIGSRDEQPNVVGAAHYLEHLLFKGTSGRDATQIAEEIDAVGGELNAFTAKEHTCYYAQVLDEDLRLAMDLVTDVVFRARCADSDVDTERSVVLEEIAMRDDDPEDLLHDTFVETILARHPLGRSVLGTESSVTGMSPVALRGFYKRRYQLPRMVLAVAGNVEHGAVLRLARRALRDRLAGSDAPRPPRSGRARLPRARGLALRTDDTEQAHLMLGVRTPGRHDQRRFALTVLNAALGGGMSSRLFQEIRERRGLAYQVYSSVSSYADAGHLAVYAGCQPDRLGEVTSVVREVLGAVARDGLTDAEVARAKGQLRGGLVLGLEDTASRMSRLGKNELNYGEYLSVGETVARIDAVTPGEVATLAGNLLRGGGPTAAAVVGPYAHADDLPEDLHEVIA, encoded by the coding sequence ATGGCGCGAAAGCTTTCCGGGCACGAGCAGCCCGTCGGCAGCACCCGCACGCTCGATTCCGGCTCGGACGGTTCGATCGTGAAGCGAACCGTGCTGCCGGGGGGACTGCGGGTGGTGACCGAGCAGGTCCCTGGCGTGCGTTCGGCCACTGTGGGCCTGTGGGTCGGCATCGGGTCGCGCGACGAACAGCCCAACGTGGTAGGCGCCGCGCACTACCTGGAACACCTGTTGTTCAAGGGCACATCCGGTCGCGACGCCACCCAGATCGCCGAAGAAATCGACGCGGTGGGCGGTGAACTTAACGCCTTCACGGCGAAGGAACACACCTGCTACTACGCGCAAGTGCTCGACGAGGACCTGCGGCTGGCCATGGATCTCGTCACCGATGTCGTGTTCAGGGCCCGCTGCGCGGACTCCGACGTGGACACCGAACGCAGTGTGGTGCTCGAGGAAATCGCGATGCGCGACGACGACCCCGAGGACCTGTTGCACGACACGTTCGTTGAGACGATCCTCGCCCGGCACCCGTTGGGCCGCTCGGTCCTGGGGACGGAGTCGTCCGTCACCGGGATGTCACCGGTCGCGCTGCGCGGCTTCTACAAGCGGCGATACCAGTTGCCCAGGATGGTGCTGGCCGTCGCGGGCAACGTCGAGCACGGGGCGGTGCTTCGGCTGGCCCGCAGGGCACTGCGCGACCGGTTGGCCGGTTCGGACGCGCCACGCCCGCCGCGTTCGGGCAGGGCCCGGCTGCCGCGCGCCCGTGGACTCGCGCTGCGCACCGACGACACCGAGCAGGCACACCTCATGCTGGGAGTGCGCACACCCGGCAGACACGACCAACGCCGATTCGCGCTGACCGTGCTCAACGCCGCGCTTGGCGGTGGCATGAGCTCACGGCTGTTCCAGGAGATCAGGGAACGCAGGGGGCTTGCCTACCAGGTCTACTCGTCGGTCTCCAGCTACGCCGACGCAGGTCACCTCGCCGTCTACGCGGGCTGCCAGCCGGACCGGCTCGGCGAGGTGACCTCGGTGGTGCGCGAGGTGCTCGGCGCGGTCGCTCGTGACGGCCTCACCGACGCCGAGGTGGCGCGGGCGAAAGGACAACTGCGCGGCGGGTTGGTGCTCGGGCTGGAGGACACCGCGTCGCGGATGTCGCGCCTTGGTAAGAACGAGCTGAACTACGGCGAGTACCTCAGCGTGGGCGAGACCGTCGCCCGCATCGACGCGGTGACTCCCGGAGAAGTCGCCACGCTCGCGGGCAACCTGCTGCGGGGCGGTGGCCCCACCGCCGCCGCGGTGGTCGGACCGTACGCTCACGCTGACGACCTACCCGAGGATCTGCACGAGGTGATCGCATGA
- a CDS encoding polyribonucleotide nucleotidyltransferase, with product MTDSSGNTVHESEAVLDNGRFGKRTVRFETGRLAKQAAGAVVAYLDDETMLLSATTASKQPKEHFDFFPLTVDVEERMYAAGRIPGAFFRREGRPSTDAILTCRLIDRPLRPSFADGLRNEIQIVITVQSLHPEDPYDVLAINAASASTQIGGLPFSGPIGGVRMALIEDTWVAFPTWSQLERATFDMVVAGRIVGDKPEDVAIMMVEAEGTENTLDLIAGGATAPTEKTVAEGLDAAKPFIRLLCEAQQRLASAAAKPVGDFPVFPAYEDDAYDAVAKIATDDLAAALAIAGKQERENATDEVKATVLERVGLGDGEAFEGRDKEVGAAFRALTKKLIRQRILKEKVRIDGRGLTDIRQLAAEVAVVPRAHGSALFERGETQILGVTTLNMLRMEQQLDTLSPETTKRYLHHYNFPPFSTGETGRVGTPKRREIGHGMLAERALVPVLPKRDEFPYAIRQVSEALGSNGSTSMGSVCASTMSLFNAGVPLKAPVAGIAMGLVSDVIDTAEGRKNEYVALTDILGAEDAFGDMDFKVAGTKDFITALQLDTKLDGIPSDVLAGALNQARDARLTILDVMAEAIAGPDEMSPYAPRVTSVKIPVDKIGEVIGPKGKMINAITEETGADISIEDDGTIYVGAADGPSAEAAIDKINAIANPQLPKVGERFLGTVVKTAAFGAFVSLLPGKDGLVHISKLGNGKRIGKVEDVVNVGDKLRVEIADIDSRGKISLIVVKDEDETAGQQDQAEASEQSADAE from the coding sequence ATGACTGACTCAAGCGGCAACACCGTGCACGAATCGGAAGCCGTGCTCGACAACGGCAGGTTCGGAAAGCGCACGGTCCGCTTCGAGACGGGCAGGCTGGCGAAGCAGGCGGCGGGTGCCGTCGTGGCCTACCTGGACGACGAAACCATGCTGCTGTCCGCGACCACCGCCTCGAAGCAGCCCAAGGAGCACTTCGACTTCTTCCCGCTGACGGTGGACGTCGAGGAACGCATGTACGCCGCGGGCCGCATCCCCGGTGCGTTCTTCCGCAGGGAGGGCAGGCCCTCCACCGACGCGATCCTCACGTGCAGGCTGATCGACCGGCCACTGCGGCCCTCGTTCGCCGACGGGCTGCGCAACGAGATCCAGATCGTCATCACGGTGCAGAGCCTGCACCCGGAGGACCCCTACGACGTGCTGGCGATCAACGCCGCGTCGGCTTCCACCCAGATCGGCGGACTGCCGTTCTCCGGCCCGATCGGCGGCGTCAGGATGGCGCTCATCGAGGACACCTGGGTGGCGTTCCCGACCTGGTCGCAGCTGGAGCGGGCCACCTTCGACATGGTGGTGGCGGGCCGCATCGTCGGTGACAAGCCGGAGGACGTCGCGATCATGATGGTCGAGGCCGAGGGCACCGAGAACACCCTCGACCTCATCGCGGGCGGTGCCACCGCCCCCACCGAGAAGACCGTCGCGGAGGGACTGGACGCGGCCAAGCCGTTCATCCGCCTGCTGTGTGAGGCACAGCAGCGGCTGGCCAGCGCCGCGGCCAAGCCGGTGGGCGACTTCCCGGTGTTCCCGGCGTACGAGGACGACGCCTACGACGCCGTCGCGAAGATCGCCACGGACGATCTGGCCGCCGCGCTGGCGATCGCGGGCAAGCAGGAGCGCGAGAACGCCACCGACGAGGTCAAGGCCACCGTGCTGGAGCGCGTCGGCCTCGGCGACGGTGAGGCGTTCGAAGGCAGGGACAAGGAGGTCGGCGCCGCGTTCCGGGCACTGACGAAGAAGCTCATCCGGCAGCGCATTCTCAAGGAGAAGGTGCGTATCGACGGTAGGGGTCTCACCGACATCCGGCAGTTGGCCGCCGAGGTCGCGGTGGTGCCGAGGGCACACGGCTCGGCCCTGTTCGAGCGCGGGGAGACCCAGATCCTGGGCGTGACCACACTGAACATGCTGCGCATGGAGCAGCAGTTGGACACGCTGTCGCCGGAGACGACGAAGCGCTACCTGCACCACTACAACTTCCCGCCGTTCTCCACGGGTGAGACCGGCCGGGTCGGCACGCCGAAGCGGCGCGAGATCGGCCACGGGATGCTAGCGGAGCGGGCGCTGGTGCCGGTGCTGCCCAAGCGCGACGAGTTCCCCTACGCCATCCGGCAGGTCTCCGAGGCGCTCGGCTCCAACGGTTCCACGTCGATGGGCTCGGTGTGTGCCTCCACGATGAGCCTGTTCAACGCAGGGGTGCCACTGAAGGCGCCGGTGGCGGGCATCGCGATGGGCCTGGTGTCCGACGTGATCGACACGGCGGAGGGGCGCAAGAACGAGTACGTGGCGCTGACCGACATCCTCGGCGCGGAGGACGCCTTCGGTGACATGGACTTCAAGGTCGCGGGCACCAAGGACTTCATCACCGCGCTGCAACTGGACACCAAGCTCGACGGTATCCCGTCGGACGTGTTGGCCGGTGCGCTGAACCAGGCGCGGGACGCCAGGCTGACGATCCTGGACGTGATGGCGGAGGCCATCGCCGGGCCGGACGAGATGAGCCCGTACGCTCCGCGCGTCACCAGCGTGAAGATCCCGGTCGACAAGATCGGCGAGGTCATCGGCCCGAAGGGCAAGATGATCAACGCGATCACCGAGGAGACCGGCGCCGACATCTCCATCGAGGACGACGGCACGATCTACGTGGGGGCCGCGGACGGCCCTTCCGCGGAAGCCGCCATCGACAAGATCAACGCGATCGCGAACCCGCAGTTGCCCAAGGTCGGCGAGCGCTTCCTCGGCACGGTCGTCAAGACCGCTGCCTTCGGTGCGTTCGTCTCGCTGCTGCCGGGCAAGGACGGCCTGGTGCACATTTCCAAGCTGGGCAACGGCAAGCGGATCGGCAAGGTCGAGGACGTGGTGAACGTCGGCGACAAGCTGCGGGTGGAGATTGCCGACATCGACAGCCGCGGCAAGATCAGCCTGATCGTCGTCAAGGACGAGGACGAGACCGCCGGGCAGCAGGACCAGGCAGAGGCCTCCGAGCAGAGCGCCGACGCCGAGTAA